A single Fundulus heteroclitus isolate FHET01 chromosome 4, MU-UCD_Fhet_4.1, whole genome shotgun sequence DNA region contains:
- the fibinb gene encoding fin bud initiation factor, with translation MAFVHLFLCVWMLSQPAWGAFYRGPLHPEMSNGTFHHYFVPDGEYEDNDDPEKCQMLFKMTDERKCSLDEDQDSVIRDDFTLVKRQIEDSARVLEGIGKSVSFDLDGEDSYGMYLRRETAQIGEAFTNSEKSLLELEVKFKQSQESELKEEHRLGDDFLTMVVHTRDALKETLDVSLGLKDKHELLSLIIRSHGTRLSRLKNEYLKF, from the coding sequence ATGGCTTTTGTTCACTTGTTCTTGTGCGTCTGGATGTTGTCGCAGCCGGCGTGGGGAGCTTTTTACCGGGGGCCACTGCACCCGGAGATGTCCAATGGCACTTTCCATCACTATTTCGTGCCGGACGGCGAGTACGAGGACAACGACGACCCGGAGAAGTGCCAGATGCTTTTCAAGATGACCGACGAGCGAAAGTGCAGTCTGGACGAGGACCAGGACTCCGTCATTAGGGATGACTTCACCCTCGTCAAGCGGCAGATCGAGGACTCGGCGCGGGTGCTGGAGGGGATCGGGAAGAGCGTCTCCTTCGACCTGGACGGGGAGGACAGCTACGGGATGTATCTGCGCCGGGAGACGGCCCAGATCGGCGAGGCGTTCACAAACTCGGAGAAATCCCTGCTGGAGCTGGAGGTGAAGTTCAAGCAGAGCCAGGAGAGCGAACTGAAGGAGGAGCACCGGCTGGGTGACGACTTCCTCACCATGGTGGTGCACACCCGGGACGCCCTGAAGGAGACCCTGGACGTCTCCCTGGGCCTGAAGGACAAACACGAGCTGCTGTCTCTGATCATCCGCAGCCACGGGACGCGACTGAGCAGACTGAAGAACGAGTACCTCAAATTCTGA